The stretch of DNA AAAACGAGATTGGCCACCGATCACGTGCCCATCCTGTACGGAAAAGGTAAGCCGACGAACGTGAACGGACACAAAGATTGACACGCGTCTTAATTGAGGTATTAGCGTGTTAAGCGGAGAAAGGTATACAGAGATTTGGTAAATCTTAGAAGAGATCACAAGGCTATTTTTGGACGCTCGGACGCCGAGAACTACTCGATTTAAAGTGCTGTCGATAGCGTTGGTATGAGCGGTGGAAATATATACGTTGTTGATAGATACGCTTGTTGATTTATCATTTCCAAGGAGAAGGCGAAGCAGAGTTTTCCTTTAATTATTAGTAGATAATCTACCTTTCTTTCTCCTGGCAAGGAGATTGCTATATGGTTATAATAATTGCGCTGAAAATAttctcaaagtaataaaataaagcTCTCTATAGTCTTTTTACGTGTCAAGTGTACGGACTAAAACCTAAGGTATATTAATAGCATGTATCTTCAATCTATAGCTTGTCTACTTTTTAAAGTAATTAACGCGTATTTCAAAGGAACATACTAAGACGCATCATTACATCGTCATCCTTTTCCTATGTTTCTCTTCAATGTTTTCAATAACGTAGTGCTGTATTGAAGTAGATTTATGTCGGACAAAGAGTGTTGTTCAATAACAATGATTAACATACAAATGATACTAACGCCAGAGTATCTTGTTTACGCTGAAAATATCTTCTAAGAAGTATTTAACACGGCGTTGGATATTTGATTTAGTTTGGTAGCTGCTTGCAACCGAGCAATCAATGTTTTAATTCTGAATAGTACTGTAAATCGTCGATTATCCGAATTAATAGATAGATTTACTCTGATTATCAAATTTTCGCTCTTTCTGTATGTTCATTGCATAAAAGAGTCCATGGAAATCATAACGTGAAAAGTGTGTTTCTCTAAAATAAGTATTTTGATGGTATACATAGTATATGtattaaattattacgatatcgGTGTAAATATAACTGTAAAGTTAATACCTTTTAATGTGATCGTTGTGTATAATAATTGTTTACATTATATTACTGCAATATGTTAGGATAAGTTCTGTAGAATTTCAAATACGTGaagtattttgtatttttgtaacCGATAAATTTTCGGATAATCGGCGtttcattatatttaatattttgttacATTTAAGCATGTTTAGATAGCATGTTGTTTTGTTAAATAGTGTtgttaatatttgtttattaaagTTATATTTGTTATTTGTTTCCTTGAATATCGATGAGACAGTCATCTGCATGTATACTTTCTCGGTGATGAAGTTTTACATAGATACTATATGATGTTTCTTTTGCATGAACACCAATGGTTATGTTCTTCAACTTTTCGTCTCAACAGATGAATCTCCATGCGTAAACAAAGGTATATACACTACTCTACACTACTCTACACTTATCTTATTTCACTCTCAACTTCGGACCTTTTATTCTATTTCAATCTAACAGTCCTTTAAGTATATCTTATTGTCtcaaatataattaacaattttaaatGATCTCGCAAAAGGTCCATTGTTTGAGAAATGCATGCAAACtaattttgctttttatttctcatatttgttttataaattttctcGCGACATTATTTTACATGctatgattcttataaattgaATTTACTTTTTAATAAAGAATCCTTTACAAACGAtatttcgttctttctttctaaCAAAAGTAATATACATTGGCTTTTTCTTATTCGCTCAATTATATTTGTACACAATATTACTCGACTACAGAGAAACACCATGAAACATCTGTACCGTATTAATCATTCTTTGAATTGCTTTGAAGCATAGCGAACCAACAAGATAATATGGTCAAATTCATTcaaatcaaatttattttcatttcaaataTCTACTCGACAGAAGCTTATGCATTCGTAGCTTTGTGATTATACATACATGTTCGATTCCGTAGAAAAGTTTGGGAAAAGATGTCCAATTCATTGCCTCAAACACTTTTTAGTAGaacttattaaaaaaaaaagaagaaacaaaagaaaatattatattttgaacATCTTCTCCTAAATTTCCTAGAAAAGCTAGATTTCGTAAACGAATCAATCATGGAACCAATATATTCAGCGCGTGCATCatgttttcttattttttttccaCGTTCGTCACTATATTTTGTATTGCTATTGTTACTGCATTACTTGTTTGCTAAttgttttgttttctttttcgtcACCCCCGCATCCAAATTTGAGCAGAAGGTGAAGCGCCCACTCAAGGTAATACTTTTACAGTCATATATAtgtctctttctccttctgctTGCCGTTAATTCATCCACATCCACGCTtcagaaaaaaaaagacaaaaattaCGCTACGTGTTTGACAAGCACGAAACCGCCTGGGATCGAATCGCAATACGCTTGTATGCTGTGGAATTTAAAGAAACGGCACATGCCTCACTTCGCTTTTCAGTACGTATAAGCAGAATGCGCATTTCTTTCAGTACATGGAAACACAGCAGTTGCAGACAGGGTAGAATATATAATACAGTATATCTAACACAGCCCAAACaaatcttctttttcttcttcctgtaAAATTGTTTATTAAACAGGTGATTTTTCTCCTCTAAGGATATCCTTTAATTAAACTGTTTATCGAATCCATCGTCATGCGGGAGTTGTTTAATGCCAGTCGTCATATTTTAATACGGTTGCGTTGTATACACGTTAACAATTGTACTTTTCCAATCGCTTTATTATTACAATCGTCATGGTCATGTTATAAGTTAAGCCACTCTTGTTATCGTCGTTCCACGAACGTATACATATTTGCTCAGTGTCGTCCGTTGATTAGAGGTATACAGGAATAATTAATGGCGTTGTTGTTAACAGGGATTGATTTATACGTATTACTTATCATCTTTCCGGCTAACTTGGTGTGGGGCTTGTAAAGACAGGAAAATGGCACGGGGCAACTATAATCACTGATATTTCTTAACCTTCTTTTAATCGTTCTGATTGCGTCGTGCTATTTTTGGTATATCAGCCACGCGTCTTATTCAAGTTTTGTATATAAATGTGTAATTCTAATTTTAAGTTGAGGTTCATTCAACTCGAATTCCGTATGATACCATTAGTCAGGCTAATCAAAGATGACGTGTATCATATTGGATTCGTGAATATATACGATGTATATATAGTAAGAATAACGGATAATTATCTATTAATATGTTTCAATGgcgaaaaaatattaatttgtacCTTTGGACAGATCATCGTCCACATGGTCGTACTGAACTTCCGGTTATACCACGCAGTGAAAGTACTTCTAAATTTCAACCCTTGGAGGACAAAGAAGTCGAATATTTCTTCGCATCTGACGCCAGTGCTGTGATCGAACATACAAATCGTGTTATATTTTTGGAGGTGAACATTTTATCCTATTATTTACTtactaattaatatatattttataactcaATGGTTTCAACTTCCTACGATATTAGGATGATGACGTAGCCGCAGTGAAAGAGGGTGCTCTCAGTATCCATCGACTCCGTCGATGTATGGACGATCCCCATGCAAGAGAAATTACTACCTTAAAGATGGAAATCCAGGAGATCATGAAGGGTAACTATGAATATTTCATGCAGAAGGAAATTTTTGAGCAACCTGAATCGGTGGTGAACACCATGAGAGGACGTCTGAACTTCAGAGATAACTCCGTTACGTTGGGAGGCATCAAGGTAAATTCTTAGAAATTTAAGCTTACTGTAGTTTCTCGTTGATAGTCGATATTGATCTAACGAGTCCTGTACTAGGATTACATTCCTGAGATTAAGAGGTGTAGACGTCTTATGCTCATTGGTTGTGGAACAAGCTACCATTCTGCTATTGCTACCAGACAACTTTTGGAAGAATTAACTGAACTACCAGTTATGGTCGAATTGGCTTCTGATTtcttagacaggaatacgccaGTGTTTAGAGATGACGTTTGTTTCTTTATCTCACAGTCTGGtaagatataattaatttttttttatctatGTATATGAAATGTCATTCACTAATTATTGCTTGCTTCGTAGGTGAAACAGCAGACACATTAATGGCTTTGCGTTATTGCAAAGGACGTGGAGCTCTGATTGTTGGTATTACCAACACGGTAGGCAGTAGTATCTGTCGTGAATCACACTGTGGTGTTCATATAAACGCAGGTCCTGAGATTGGTGTTGCTAGTACCAAGGCATACACTTCCCAATTCATTTCTCTTGTAATGTTTGCTTTAGTTATGAGTGAAGACAGAATCTCCCTTGGTAGTAGGCGTCAAGAggtattattaatttcttaatcaACTTCATTATACATTTTAAACAATATGTTGCAATATGTAAACCTGTTTATGCAATAGATTATCGAAGGATTGAAAAATTTGGATAATCTCATTCGTCAAGTTCTCCAACTTGATGAAAAGGTTAAAGAATTAGCCAAGTCTTTGTTCCAACATAAATCTTTGCTGATCATGGGTAGAGGATACAACTTTGCTACGTGTATGGAGGGAGCTTTGGTACGTTGTCTATGctttaaatattatatcttttaagttatttcttaattctttttgttatatttattctatttgaataaatttatttctctCCTGTTTATAGAAAGTTAAAGAACTGACATATA from Bombus affinis isolate iyBomAffi1 chromosome 3, iyBomAffi1.2, whole genome shotgun sequence encodes:
- the LOC126914149 gene encoding glutamine--fructose-6-phosphate aminotransferase [isomerizing] 2-like isoform X2; the encoded protein is MCGIFAYLNYLTPKSRKEILELLVGGLKRLEYRGYDSAGVALDSADGKDISIIKKQGKVKALEEEIFYRTNIDFESKVCSHVGIAHTRWATHGVPSEVNSHPQRSDIEHAFVVVHNGIVTNYKEVKTLLHQRGYSFESETDTEVIAKLIHHLWVQHPGYSFRELVEQVVQQLEGAFALCFKSKYFPGECVATRRGSPLLVGIKTKTRLATDHVPILYGKDESPCVNKDHRPHGRTELPVIPRSESTSKFQPLEDKEVEYFFASDASAVIEHTNRVIFLEDDDVAAVKEGALSIHRLRRCMDDPHAREITTLKMEIQEIMKGNYEYFMQKEIFEQPESVVNTMRGRLNFRDNSVTLGGIKDYIPEIKRCRRLMLIGCGTSYHSAIATRQLLEELTELPVMVELASDFLDRNTPVFRDDVCFFISQSGETADTLMALRYCKGRGALIVGITNTVGSSICRESHCGVHINAGPEIGVASTKAYTSQFISLVMFALVMSEDRISLGSRRQEIIEGLKNLDNLIRQVLQLDEKVKELAKSLFQHKSLLIMGRGYNFATCMEGALKVKELTYMHSEGIMAGELKHGPLALVDDSMPVIMIVMRDPVYVKCINALQQVTARDGKPILICEEGDEETKMFADRILEVPKTVDCLQAILAVIPLQLLSFHIAVLRGCNVDCPRNLAKSVTVE
- the LOC126914149 gene encoding glutamine--fructose-6-phosphate aminotransferase [isomerizing] 2-like isoform X1, with product MCGIFAYLNYLTPKSRKEILELLVGGLKRLEYRGYDSAGVALDSADGKDISIIKKQGKVKALEEEIFYRTNIDFESKVCSHVGIAHTRWATHGVPSEVNSHPQRSDIEHAFVVVHNGIVTNYKEVKTLLHQRGYSFESETDTEVIAKLIHHLWVQHPGYSFRELVEQVVQQLEGAFALCFKSKYFPGECVATRRGSPLLVGIKTKTRLATDHVPILYGKDESPCVNKEGEAPTQDHRPHGRTELPVIPRSESTSKFQPLEDKEVEYFFASDASAVIEHTNRVIFLEDDDVAAVKEGALSIHRLRRCMDDPHAREITTLKMEIQEIMKGNYEYFMQKEIFEQPESVVNTMRGRLNFRDNSVTLGGIKDYIPEIKRCRRLMLIGCGTSYHSAIATRQLLEELTELPVMVELASDFLDRNTPVFRDDVCFFISQSGETADTLMALRYCKGRGALIVGITNTVGSSICRESHCGVHINAGPEIGVASTKAYTSQFISLVMFALVMSEDRISLGSRRQEIIEGLKNLDNLIRQVLQLDEKVKELAKSLFQHKSLLIMGRGYNFATCMEGALKVKELTYMHSEGIMAGELKHGPLALVDDSMPVIMIVMRDPVYVKCINALQQVTARDGKPILICEEGDEETKMFADRILEVPKTVDCLQAILAVIPLQLLSFHIAVLRGCNVDCPRNLAKSVTVE
- the LOC126914149 gene encoding glutamine--fructose-6-phosphate aminotransferase [isomerizing] 2-like isoform X3, whose protein sequence is MCGIFAYLNYLTPKSRKEILELLVGGLKRLEYRGYDSAGVALDSADGKDISIIKKQGKVKALEEEIFYRTNIDFESKVCSHVGIAHTRWATHGVPSEVNSHPQRSDIEHAFVVVHNGIVTNYKEVKTLLHQRGYSFESETDTEVIAKLIHHLWVQHPGYSFRELVEQVVQQLEGAFALCFKSKYFPGECVATRRGSPLLVGIKTKTRLATDHVPILYGKEGEAPTQDHRPHGRTELPVIPRSESTSKFQPLEDKEVEYFFASDASAVIEHTNRVIFLEDDDVAAVKEGALSIHRLRRCMDDPHAREITTLKMEIQEIMKGNYEYFMQKEIFEQPESVVNTMRGRLNFRDNSVTLGGIKDYIPEIKRCRRLMLIGCGTSYHSAIATRQLLEELTELPVMVELASDFLDRNTPVFRDDVCFFISQSGETADTLMALRYCKGRGALIVGITNTVGSSICRESHCGVHINAGPEIGVASTKAYTSQFISLVMFALVMSEDRISLGSRRQEIIEGLKNLDNLIRQVLQLDEKVKELAKSLFQHKSLLIMGRGYNFATCMEGALKVKELTYMHSEGIMAGELKHGPLALVDDSMPVIMIVMRDPVYVKCINALQQVTARDGKPILICEEGDEETKMFADRILEVPKTVDCLQAILAVIPLQLLSFHIAVLRGCNVDCPRNLAKSVTVE
- the LOC126914149 gene encoding glutamine--fructose-6-phosphate aminotransferase [isomerizing] 2-like isoform X4; its protein translation is MCGIFAYLNYLTPKSRKEILELLVGGLKRLEYRGYDSAGVALDSADGKDISIIKKQGKVKALEEEIFYRTNIDFESKVCSHVGIAHTRWATHGVPSEVNSHPQRSDIEHAFVVVHNGIVTNYKEVKTLLHQRGYSFESETDTEVIAKLIHHLWVQHPGYSFRELVEQVVQQLEGAFALCFKSKYFPGECVATRRGSPLLVGIKTKTRLATDHVPILYGKDHRPHGRTELPVIPRSESTSKFQPLEDKEVEYFFASDASAVIEHTNRVIFLEDDDVAAVKEGALSIHRLRRCMDDPHAREITTLKMEIQEIMKGNYEYFMQKEIFEQPESVVNTMRGRLNFRDNSVTLGGIKDYIPEIKRCRRLMLIGCGTSYHSAIATRQLLEELTELPVMVELASDFLDRNTPVFRDDVCFFISQSGETADTLMALRYCKGRGALIVGITNTVGSSICRESHCGVHINAGPEIGVASTKAYTSQFISLVMFALVMSEDRISLGSRRQEIIEGLKNLDNLIRQVLQLDEKVKELAKSLFQHKSLLIMGRGYNFATCMEGALKVKELTYMHSEGIMAGELKHGPLALVDDSMPVIMIVMRDPVYVKCINALQQVTARDGKPILICEEGDEETKMFADRILEVPKTVDCLQAILAVIPLQLLSFHIAVLRGCNVDCPRNLAKSVTVE
- the LOC126914149 gene encoding glutamine--fructose-6-phosphate aminotransferase [isomerizing] 2-like isoform X5 translates to MKLFRIRSVSKIHYFSTGTNIDFESKVCSHVGIAHTRWATHGVPSEVNSHPQRSDIEHAFVVVHNGIVTNYKEVKTLLHQRGYSFESETDTEVIAKLIHHLWVQHPGYSFRELVEQVVQQLEGAFALCFKSKYFPGECVATRRGSPLLVGIKTKTRLATDHVPILYGKDESPCVNKEGEAPTQDHRPHGRTELPVIPRSESTSKFQPLEDKEVEYFFASDASAVIEHTNRVIFLEDDDVAAVKEGALSIHRLRRCMDDPHAREITTLKMEIQEIMKGNYEYFMQKEIFEQPESVVNTMRGRLNFRDNSVTLGGIKDYIPEIKRCRRLMLIGCGTSYHSAIATRQLLEELTELPVMVELASDFLDRNTPVFRDDVCFFISQSGETADTLMALRYCKGRGALIVGITNTVGSSICRESHCGVHINAGPEIGVASTKAYTSQFISLVMFALVMSEDRISLGSRRQEIIEGLKNLDNLIRQVLQLDEKVKELAKSLFQHKSLLIMGRGYNFATCMEGALKVKELTYMHSEGIMAGELKHGPLALVDDSMPVIMIVMRDPVYVKCINALQQVTARDGKPILICEEGDEETKMFADRILEVPKTVDCLQAILAVIPLQLLSFHIAVLRGCNVDCPRNLAKSVTVE